In the genome of Oncorhynchus mykiss isolate Arlee chromosome 18, USDA_OmykA_1.1, whole genome shotgun sequence, one region contains:
- the LOC110495991 gene encoding protein C1orf43 isoform X1, producing MAESPLSGVNVVLVMAYGSLVFVLLFIFVKRQIMRFAMRSRRGPHAPIGHNAPKGLREEIDARLSKVQEIRFEPRLLSEEDDRLKHGTQFSCYNYLYRMKALDAIRDSGIPLQEMGRNPNAITGRSFRNWLLDLRNSHSLIKSSRSTLIDNLLEGYDSARHGTGVFGEEEYMKYQDALNELADVVKAYSSTTSLAQHHQSAAKDLTGSPARSTPPTIQVTYLPSTSQRSKRPKHFLELKSFKDNYNTLESTL from the exons ATGGCCGAGTCACCTTTGTCCGGTGTGAATGTAGTGCTAGTTATGGCATATGGCAGCCTG GTGTTTGTATTGCTATTTATATTCGTCAAGAGGCAGATCATGCGTTTTGCTATGAGGTCCCGCAGAGGACCCCATGCCCCTATTGGACACAATGCACCCAAG GGTTTGCGGGAAGAGATTGACGCACGTCTGTCCAAGGTTCAGGAAATCCGCTTCGAGCCGCGTCTGCTCTCTGAGGAGGATGATAGGCTGAAGCACGGGACACAGTTCA GTTGCTACAACTACCTGTACAGGATGAAGGCTCTAGATGCCATTCGGGACTCGG GGATCCCGCTGCAGGAGATGGGCCGCAACCCAAACGCCATCACAGGACGCAGTTTCCGCAACTGGCTGCTGGATCTGCGTAACTCCCACTCTCTGATCAAGAGCAGCCGTAGCACCCTCATTGACAACCTGTTGGAGGGATATGACAGTGCACGTCATGGCACAGGG GTATTTGGGGAAGAGGAATATATGAAATACCAGGATGCTCTGAATGAACTGGCTGATGT tgtGAAAGCCTACTCCAGCACCACCAGTCTGGCCCAGCATCACCAGTCAGCAGCCAAGGACCTGACCGGTTCCCCAGCCCGCAGCACCCCCCCCACCATCCAAGTTACCTACCTGCCCTCCACCAGCCAGCGC
- the LOC110495991 gene encoding protein C1orf43 isoform X2 — MAACFFAQVFVLLFIFVKRQIMRFAMRSRRGPHAPIGHNAPKGLREEIDARLSKVQEIRFEPRLLSEEDDRLKHGTQFSCYNYLYRMKALDAIRDSGIPLQEMGRNPNAITGRSFRNWLLDLRNSHSLIKSSRSTLIDNLLEGYDSARHGTGVFGEEEYMKYQDALNELADVVKAYSSTTSLAQHHQSAAKDLTGSPARSTPPTIQVTYLPSTSQRSKRPKHFLELKSFKDNYNTLESTL; from the exons ATGGCAGCCTG TTTTTTTGCACAGGTGTTTGTATTGCTATTTATATTCGTCAAGAGGCAGATCATGCGTTTTGCTATGAGGTCCCGCAGAGGACCCCATGCCCCTATTGGACACAATGCACCCAAG GGTTTGCGGGAAGAGATTGACGCACGTCTGTCCAAGGTTCAGGAAATCCGCTTCGAGCCGCGTCTGCTCTCTGAGGAGGATGATAGGCTGAAGCACGGGACACAGTTCA GTTGCTACAACTACCTGTACAGGATGAAGGCTCTAGATGCCATTCGGGACTCGG GGATCCCGCTGCAGGAGATGGGCCGCAACCCAAACGCCATCACAGGACGCAGTTTCCGCAACTGGCTGCTGGATCTGCGTAACTCCCACTCTCTGATCAAGAGCAGCCGTAGCACCCTCATTGACAACCTGTTGGAGGGATATGACAGTGCACGTCATGGCACAGGG GTATTTGGGGAAGAGGAATATATGAAATACCAGGATGCTCTGAATGAACTGGCTGATGT tgtGAAAGCCTACTCCAGCACCACCAGTCTGGCCCAGCATCACCAGTCAGCAGCCAAGGACCTGACCGGTTCCCCAGCCCGCAGCACCCCCCCCACCATCCAAGTTACCTACCTGCCCTCCACCAGCCAGCGC